The Paenibacillus mucilaginosus 3016 genome includes the window ACCTGAAGACCGCCCGCCCGGACGGGCTCCATCTCCATATTCTGCATGGCAAAAGCGGCGTCGAACAGCGGATTGCGGCTGGCGTCGCGCTCAAGGCGGAGCCTGTCGATCAGTTCTTCGAGCGGATAGTCCTGATGGTCGTAAGCACCAAGCGCCGTTTCCTTCACTTCCGCCAGATAGCCCATGAACGTCTTGGCGGCCTCGGGACGCGTCCGCAGAGGCAGCATGTTGACGAACATGCCGATGATCGGCTGCAGATCGGCATGCGGCCGTCCGGCGATCGGCGAGCCGGCGACGATGTCGTCCGAGCCCGTATATTTGGCAAGCAGCAGGTGGTAGGCGGCGGTCAGGACCATGTTCAAGGTCGCTCCCGCACGGGCGGCGAGCTCCGTCAGCCGGGTCTGCAGTTTCCCGTCTGCCCGGAATTCCCATTCCCCGCCTTCAAAGCTGCGGAACGCGGGACGCGGATAATCCGTCGGCAGATTCAGCACCGGGATCGTGCCCTGGAACCGGCTCAGCCAGTAGTCGGCCTGCTCCCCCATCCTGCCGTCCTGGAGCAGGTGGTTCTGCCATGCCGCGTAGTCCTTGTATTGGACCGGCAGCGGAGCCGACAGACGCCCTTCATAGCCCTCGGCGATCTCCCGCAGCGCATGGGAGACGGATACCCCATCCGAAATGATATGGTGCATGTCGACGAGGAGCAGATGCTTCCGTTCATGGATGCGGATCAACGCAAACCGCACGAGCGGGGCGGCGGACAGATCGAACGGCTCGGTGAAGCCAAGAAGCGCAGCCTCGATTTCCTCTTCCGCAAGCTCAAGCACCGCCAGCGGACTCACGGCAGGTTCATGTACGCACTGCACCGGAATGCCGTCCACCAGATGGAACGACGTCCGGAGCGATTCATGCCGGCTCATCAGCGATTGGAGCGAAGCCTCCAGCCGCCCGCGATCAAGCTCCCCTTCCAGAAGCAGCGCGCCCGGCATGTTGTATGCCGTGCTCTTCTTATCCATCTCGTGGATCATATACAGGCGCCGCTGGGCCGGGGAAAGCTCGTAATGCTCCTTCAGCCTCACCGCCGGAATTCGGACCGCGCCCGACTGGTCCAGGGTCCCGAGGTAGGCGGCCAGCTCCCGGACCGTCGGCCGGCGCAGCAGCTCCCGCAGCGGCACCTCAGTCCCAAAGGCCTGGTGAATGCGCAGGGCAAGCAGCTGGGCCTTCAGTGAATGGCCCCCGAGCTCCAGGAACGAGTCCAGCACACCCACCGGCCGGACATCAAGCAGCTCCTCCCAGATCCCGGTGAGTATGTTCTCCGTATTATTGGCCGGCGCTTCATAAGCGGTGCCCGGGCGGATGAAACCCGCAGGCTCCGGCAGCGCCTTCCGGTCGAGCTTTCCGTTGGCCGTCACCGGCAGGGCGTCCAGCTGAACGAAATAAGACGGGATCATGTACGATGGAAGCTGGGCGGACAGATGGTCTCGCAGCTCGGCCGGCGGCACTTCCCGGTCCGCCGCAAAGTAGGCGCACAGCACCTGGTGTCCCTGCCCATCCTTCCTGTCCAGTACCACCGCTTCCCGGACCGCCTCATGCGCCTGCAGCTGCACCTGAATCTCGCCGAGCTCAATGCGGTACCCGCGGATTTTGACCTGGTGATCCACCCGGCCGAGGAACTCGATCACGCCGTCTTCCATAAAACGGGCACGGTCCCCCGTCTTGTAGATGCGCGCCCCGGGGCTGTCCACGAACGGATTCGGAAGGAAGCTGGCCCGCGTCAGCTCCGGATCATGGTAGCCGTCGGCGAGACAGTCCCCCGCCGATGTAGAGCTCTCCGGCCACCCCGATCGGGCAAGGCTCCAGCTGCCCGTCGAGAATATAGTAGTACGCATTCTGGATCGGCCTGCCGTAAGGGATGCTCGTCCAGGCCGGATCGATCCCTCCGATATCGAAGGAATTCGACCAGACGGCGGCTTCCGTGGCCCCGCCCAGCGAGACGATGTTCGCGCTCGGGAAGGCAGACTTCATCGCCGGCGGGAGGGTCAGCGGAATCCAGTCCCCGCTCTGGAACACGAGCCGCAGGCGGCTGTCCGGCTGGGCCGGCAGGGCTCTGCAGATGAGGCAGCAGCTGCGAAAGGGCGGCAGGCGCCGAATCCCAGAACGTGATCTGCTCATCCCGCAGCAGCTCTACGAGACGGCCCGGATCGCGCACATCCCCTTCGGAAGCGATATGAACGGAGCCCCCGGCTGCCAGCAGCCCGAAGATATCGAAGACGGACAGGTCGAAGCAGACGGAGGTCACGAAGAGCACCCGGTCCGACGGTCCGAAGCCATAGGTGCGGTGCGCCCAATCGATCAGGTTGATCACCGGCCGGTGACGCACCAGCACCCCCTTCGGGGTACCGGTGGAACCGGACGTGAAGATGGCATAGGCGTATTCTCCGGATCCCCCGGCATGCGGAAGATTCGGCACCTCCTCCGCCGGAAGGTCCGGGGAATCGAGCCGTGTGACGGCGAACCCGCAGCCCGCTTCCAGTCCCACGGACTCCACAAGCGGAGTCAGGGACGACTGGGTCACCATATGACGGATATCCAGCAGACGCGTGATGCCCGCGATCCGGTTCACGGGGAACCCGGGCTCGAACGGCACATAGGCTCCGCCGGCCTTCAAGATGCCCAGCAGGCCGGCGATCAGCTCCGGCGACCGTTCCATGACGATGCCGACGAATGTGCCGGGGCCCACTCCCTGGCTTCGCAGCCTCAGCGCCAGCCGGTTGGCCAGCAGGTTCAGTTCCCGGTAGGTCAGCGTGCGGCCTTCTTGTACGAGAGCCGCCGCATCGGGACGGGCTGCGGCCTGTTCCTCGAAGAGGCCGTGCAGCGTCTTCTCCGCGGGATAAGGACGGTTCGTCTCATTGAACGCGTACAGCAGCGCTTCCCGCTCCGCCGCATCCGTGAGTCTCACCTCCGAGAGGCGCACGGACGGAACGGCAGCCATCTGTTCCAAGATATGCTGCCAATGCCTGCCAAGACGCTTTATAACTCCATGCTCATAAGCAAGCGCATTGTAATTGAACTTGATCCGCAGCTCCTCGCCCGGAATGAGAATGACGTTGAGGTCATAGTTCGTCTGCTCGAAGGATTGAAAGTCACTCAGCGTAAAGCCGATCTCCGGAAGTCCGAACATCCGCTCAACAGCGGTTTGGTCCGCCTGGAACTGCTCGAGCACGAGGATATGGTCGATCAAGCCCTGCCCCATGGGTGTCAGTGCCTGGATGTCCGTCAGCGGTTCATTGTCATATCTGCCTCCCGACTCGACGGATTGGTCTCGGACCTGGTGCAGCAGCGCCTGCAGGGTCGGGTTCTCTTCCATCCGGATGCGTACCGGCACGGTATTGATGAACAAACCGACCATGCGTTCCACGCCGGAGAGCTCGGCCGGCCGCCCGGAGACGACATGGCCGTAGACTACGTCCTGAACCGAATTGTATTTGGCAAGCAGTACGCCCCAGGTCGTCTGAAGCAGATGATGCAGGGTCGCTCTCTGAGAACGGGCCAGCTTGTCCAGTCTTGCGGTCAGGTCCGCCGGCAGCCTCCACTCCGTCTCCATCGCCTCGTAGCCTTCCGTACCGGTATAGCCCGAACGCTTGGGCACGCCCGTCTGCTGCTCGAAGCCCTGCAGCTTCTCCCGCCAGTATGCGGCCGCTTCCGCCGGATTCTGGGAGTACAGCCAGTCGATAAAACGTTCGTAAGGCTGTTCCGGAGCGAGATCCAGCTCCACCCCCCGCGTCAGGCTGCGGTAGCATGCCAGCAGATCCTGCAGGAGCAGGCTGACGCACCAGCCGTCCATGATGATGTGATGGTGGGTCCAAGCGATCGTCCACGTGTCCTCTCCGGTCCGGATGGCCGTGTACCGCAGGAGCAGGTCGCGCTTCAGGTCGAAGCCCCGGGCGCGGTCCTCGCGGATCAGCTCGTCGGCTGCGCGCCGGCGCTCTTCCCCGGGGAGATGGGTGAGATCCATATCGAAGCCCTCGGCTTTCCTGCGGGCCGTCACGATCTGCAGAGGACGGGTCTCCGCGTCGAGGAAGACAGTTCGCAGCACGCTGTAACGGTCGATCAGCATCTGTACGCTCGCGTGGAAGGCTTCCGGGTCAAAGGTGCCGGTAACCGTGAATACAAGCTGCTCCGTATACATCTCGGAGTGCGGATGCAGCTTCTTGTAGAACAGCATCGCCTCTTGGAGCGGAGTCATCGGGTACACTCTCTGCACCTCGGCTCCCGGCAGCCCTTCCTTCAGAAGGGTGCTAAGGCGGGCAACCTCCTCAGGGCGGAGTCCGTGTTCGGCCAAAGGAGCCTGCGTCTGTCCGCCTTCCGTGCCCTTTCCGCTTTCCTCCCGGGTCATGTGTGAAGCCAGCAGTCCGATGGTCGGATACTGGAACAGATCCTTCATCCCGACCTTCCAGCCCGTCTGCTGCAGCCGGGAGACGATCTTCAGCGCCTGGATGGAATCCCCGCCGAGCTCGAAGAAATGGGCCTCCGCCGAGAGCTCCGGCAGTCCGAGGATATCCGACCAGATGCCGGAGAGCACCTTCTCCTGCTCGGTCCTCAGCGGAGTCCGAACCCCGCCGGTCTCTCCTTCCTGTGCGGAAACCGGTCTCGGGAGTGCCTTCCGGTCGATTTTGCCGTTCGGCGTGACCGGCATCTCCTCCAGCCGGATGAAATGCGAGGGCACCATATAATAAGGCAGCTTCCCGGACAAAAAGGCCTTAAGTGCCGATGCGTCGGTTTCTTCCGGCGAGGTGTAATATGCGCACAGGAACGTACGCCCGGTGCTGTCCGTCAGGTCCAGCGTCACCGCCTCCGAGACCGACGGGTGATTGGCCAGCGCGTTGTCGATCTCACCGAGCTCGATGCGGTAGCCCCGTACTTTCACCTGATGGTCCTTGCGGCCGAAGAATTCGATCGCTCCCTCGGGAAGCCATCTGCCGAGGTCCCCCGTCTTGTACAGCCGTCTGCCCGGCTCCCCGGCGAAGGGGTCCTCCATGAATGCGGCTTCCGTCCGCTGAGGGTCGAATAGGTACCCTCTTCCCACGCCAATGCCGGATACCCAGATCTCTCCCTTGGCTCCCGCCGGGCATAAGCGTCCCTGAGGGTCGGTGATATAAATGCGGAACCCGCGCAGCGGAAAGCCCACAGGGACCGTATCGTACGGAGGCGTCTCCCGCATGAGGTAGTGGGTGATGTCATCCGAAGCCTCGGTAGGTCCGTAGGCATTCATCACCGGAATGTCCGGGTACAGCCGGAACCAGCGCTCCGCCACATTGCGCTTCAGGGCTTCGCCCGTGGAAAGGAGAATGCGCAGAGCGGGAAGCTCCCTCTCCGCCCCTTCCAGGGCATCCAGCATCACGGCGAGATAAGAGGGGACGACCTCGAGCACGGTAATGCCATCGTGTACCACGGCATCCAGGAAGCCGTGCGGGTTCAGCACTTCCTCGCTGCCGTAGATCACCGTCCGGCCGCCCGTGCACAGCGCCACGAAAAACTGCCATACGGAGATGTCGAAGCAGTGCGAGGCGTTCTGCGCCACCACACTGTGCTCGTCGATCCCCACATCTTCAATCTTCGCCAGCATATGGTTCATCATGCCGAGGTGCTCCACCATGGCCCCTTTCGGTTTCCCTGTGGAGCCTGAGGTGAAGATCACGTAGGCAAGCCGGTTGATGTCGGAAGGCAGGCCCGGATTCGCCTCGGAGCAGGACGCCAGGGTCTCATCCATCCGGTCCAGCTCCAGAACGGCGGTGCCCTCCAGGGCTTCCCGAAGCTCCTCTGTTAGCGCATCCGATTCCGTCAAAAGCACCTCAGCCCTCGCATCGCCCATAATCTGCAGGATCCGTCCGGCAGGATAATACCGGTCCAGGGGAATATAGGCTCCGCCCGCCTTCCAGACCGCGAGGATCGAGGCCGCCATCAGCGGGCTTCGGCTCATGAGGATGCCGACCAGTCCCTCCGTCTGCAGGCCGCTGACCAGCAGCAGGTGTGCAATCCGGTTGGCGGCCGAGTTCAGTTCCCCATAAGTCCACGACCGGCCCTGATAAACGAGGGCGGTATGATGCGGCATCTCCCGGGCCATCCGCTCGAAGCGTTCAGGAAAAGTCATACCGACCTCTTCCTGCAGCTTGTGCGGCTGCAGTGCGGTCAGCGTCCCGCGCTCCTCAGCGTCGCAGAGCTCCAGGGCGGTAAGCGGCTGCGTATCGTCCCTCAGGATCTGGGCAAGCAGATTCGACGTGCGGCGGTGGATGAGCCGGATCTCTTCCTCCCCGAACACATCGGTGCGGAATTCGTAGTTGATATCCATCTCGCCCGATTCCTGCCACTCCTTGATGTTGATCACGAGATCGTCCGTTTCGTGGCCGGAGAAGACATAATCGGTCCGGTTCCCGAGCAGGTCGTAGCGCGCCACGTCAATGGCCTGGTATTGAAGCGAGATCGAGAAGATCCGGTTCAGGTCGGGATCCTTCTCCCGGATGAGCTGCATGATCAGATTGAACGGGAACCGCTGGTGACGGATCACGCTCATCTGCTGCAGGTGCACCTCGTTCAGGAACGTATGGAAATCCGCATGGGTCGGTACATCGATCCGGATGGGCGTCGTGCTGGTGAACATCCCCATCGTTTTCTTCTCTTTGGCATTGGTGCGGTTGGTAAAGTTCGTGCCGATCACGACGGTTTCATTCGAGGTCATATGATGAATATGCAGGCTGAACAGGGCCAGGAATACCGTAAACAGACTCCGGCTGCGGCTGCGCCCGTACTCCTTCAGCGCCTCCCGCAGCTCCGGCTCCAGACGGTAGCGGATCTGCCGGGCCGCCGTGCTTCCGGCGAACGGACGGTAGGGCTTGAGATCCGACGGATCCGGCAGGGTGCCGAAGGTCTCCGCCCAATACTGCCGGTCTTTACGGAAGCGGCTCGAGAGCTCGTATTCTTTTTCCGAGGTGATGTAATCGATATAGGAAGGCCTCATCTCTAGCTGCCGGTCAGGTTCCGCATGCAGGAGAGTATAGGTTTCGAGGATGTCGTTGGTCGTCATGGCCAGGGAGTAGCCGTCGGTGATCAGGTGATGGATCTTGCAGATCAGCCAGCTCTCCTCATCCGAGAGGCGCAGCAGCGTGAAGGCATACAGGGGAGTATCAAATAAAGGGAAGCATTCGTTCACGTGGGCTTCGAGCCATTGCTCGGCCGCTTCCTGCGCATGGTCATACCCGCGAAAATCGACCGCTTGCAGCTCGCAGGGCTCGGGGGGTGCGGCGTACTGCGCCGGTTCGCCGGATTCACCGGAGAGAAACCGGATGCGCAGCGCCTCATTGGCTTCGATGACGGAGCTGACCGACCGGGCGAACAGCCCTTCCTGGATGGCAGAGGTGATCACGGATTTGGAAATGAGATTGGCAATCGGGGAATCGGGGGACATCTGCGTGGAATACCAAATTCTTCTTTGCGCATAAGTCAAAGGGTACGTCAAAGGGGAATTCATGAAGTAAGCAACCTCCATTGGAATGGTCTATTTGCTTGCTCAATCAGCCGTAGGGCTTGAGGATCTATTCATTTGTTCATTTCTTCGGGAGGAAACGGTGTCTTCTCCCCTGTGTTTGCTCCTGCCCGTCACACGGAGGACCGTTATGACAATCAAGAGAACCAGCCAGCCGAGGCCGCCGGCCGCTTCCATGGTATGGGGGATCTCCTGAATCGGAGCCCCGTAGATGCCCCGCGTATGGTACAGCAGATTATCCCAGAGGGACCCTGCCAGTCCGATCATCAGCAGAATGCACCCCGCCACCCATCCTCCCCTGCGGCTGCCGGACGATCTACTCGCCATACGGAAGCATGCGAAGAGCGATAGGAGCAGTCCCGCTGCGGAGATGCCATGCGGGTAAGGAATGCCTTCGTCGGAGGGAAACCCGTAGGCTTGATGCCAGAGCGTATCGGCCGTTGTACCGGTGAGCAGGAGTGCCAGTCCGAGCCAGGCCCAAGTCATATCATTACTGCACCTCTCTCCTAATTCTTGACAACAACTTATCAGCAAAAGTTGAACTAAATGTGAACACATGACTGATTTTGCAATTTCTTAACTAATCCCCTGCCAGAGCCTATGGTAAGATATAAAGGGGTTTCATCCAGGAACTATGTAGAATGAGAGGGAATGTTTGCCATGTGCTTGGTCCTGCTCTTATTGAACAACCCGGCAACCAGACGTACCATGAAGGCTTTACTGGAAAAGGAAGGCCACAAGGCTGTTGAACGCGGTTCCCTGGAAGAAGCGGTGGAAATGGCAGGAGTGTACAGGGGCGCCCCGATTGATCTCATCCTGGTCGACATCCGTCTGCTGAGCGTCGAAAGCAACTGTGAAGATCTCCGGGGGATCGGCGAAATCCCGATTATGGTTACCGGCAGCGGGGACGATATGATTCAGGGCTTCCTGCTCGGAGCCGACGATTTCGTGGCCGAGCCGGTGGCACCCGCCGAATTTCTGCTCCGCATGCGGGCCGTACTCCGCCGGTATCAGAAGACGGCCTCCGATACCCTGGTCTTCGCGAATGTGGTGTTGAACCGAAAGAACCAGGAAGTGCGCATTGACAACAAAAGCGTCATTCTACCCCAAAAGGAATTCGAGCTGCTGTTCAAGCTGGCCCGTCATCCGAAGCAAACCCTGACGCGGATCCAGCTCATCGAACAGATCTGGGGCCCCGAATATGAAGGGGATTACAGAACGGTCGACGTTCATATCAAACGACTCAGATACCGCTTCTCCGGCGTGACGGACAGCTTCCGGATCGTCACACAGTGGGGCAACGGATACAAACTCGAGATCGACAGCAGCCTTCAGCGCAAGACCAAGATTTGACCTCCGTCCGCAGGCAGCTCTGTTCTTCCCATTGTTCATCCTTCCCAGGCCCTTCTCCCCGCCGCCCATGACTTGACCCATGACGACCCGAAAAACCGTCACCCCGTCCGAAATCCGGAGCCTTATCCCACCCCTCTGCAAGGAAGTAAAATATTCCCATATGGAATGTTTTCCGGAAGGTGGAGAGTAGGGAATGAATCAGGAGTTCTGGAAGGGACGCAAGGTCTGGCTCACCGGGCATACGGGGTTTAAAGGAACATGGCTCAGCATCTGGCTGCATGCCATGGGAGCGGAGGTCACCGGCTTCTCTCTGGAGCCGCCCACGGACCCTAGCCTGTTCCGTCTGAGCGGGATGGCCGGACGGATGAACAGCATCTTCGGTGATGTGCGCGATGGAGTGCAGCTGCGCTGCGCTATGGAGAAAGCGCTTCCCGAAGTCGTCCTGCATCTGGCTGCCCAGCCTCTTGTCAGGGAATCGTATCGCCGTCCGCAAGACACGTATGCCACCAACGTGATGGGCACCGTGAATGTGCTCGAAGCGGTCCGCTCCCTGCATGCCGCCGGGCATAACGTGAGCTCCGTCGTGATGGTTACGACCGACAAGGTCTACGAAAACCGGGAATGGCTGTGGGGCTACCGGGAGGACGAGCCGCTCGGCGGGTACGATCCTTACTCGAGCAGCAAAGCCTGCGCGGAGCTGGTCACCGCCGCCTACCGCAGCTCCTACTTCCCGCCCGAGCGTTATGCGGAGCATGGAGTCGCCATCGCCACCGCCCGGGCGGGCAATGTCATCGGCGGCGGCGACTGGGCGGCCGACCGGCTGCTTCCCGACTGCTTCCGCGCACTGGAGCGGGGCGTGGAGATCGTCATCCGCCGCCCCGGCGCCACGCGGCCGTGGCAGCATGTGCTGGAGCCGCTGGCCGGCTATCTCCGCCTCGCTGAACTGCTCCGCTACCGGGGTGCGGCCTATGCCGAGGCCTGGAACTTCGGCCCCCGGGAGGAAGACGCGCGTACCGTGGAGTCGATCGTGCGGCAGGTGTGCCGGCAGTGGGGCGAAGGCGCCGGCTACCGCGTGGAGGAGGACCTCTCGCTGCATGAGCATCATCTGCTGCGCCTAGACTGCTCCAAGGCCTGGAGCCGCCTGGGCCTGCGCCCGCGGTGGAACGCCGAAGAATCGGTCGCAGCCGTGCTGGACTGGGTGCAGGCTTACCGCGGAGGCGCAGACCCTTACGAGCTTTGCCTGCGGCAGATTAAGGCGTATGAGGGAGTCCGCCCGCTCTCTATGACTTAAAGCGCAGACATCCGGCCCACAGCAAGCGGTAAGAAGGACCGGAGCCGCAGCAAAAAACCGCCGGGAGCTTAGTCCTGACGGTTCTTTGCTGCGCGGTGCGAGGCGGTATCCAGCTCCGCCGCCAAGGTCCGCAGCATACCGGAGAGCCGGAGCATCCGCTCTCCTCCCCTCTCCAGCAGGGGCTTCCACTGCTCCTTCTGCAGCTTGAGGCCGATCTTGTACAGCTGCAGGAGATACTTCCTCCAGTTCAGTTCCTCCTCCTCCAAATCTCGAATCCATTCCTTCCCCGTCTCCGCGAACGCTTCGGGATGCTCGCAGACGAGCCCCTTCAGATAGAGCAGCATATGCATGACGCCTCCGATCCGCAGGCTGTAGTACACTTCCCTGCACGTTTGGGCGAACTCCGCGTCCGGCAGCTCAGCAGCTTCCCGCAGCACTTCGAAGAAACGGAGATAGGCTGCTTCGCCCGAATACCTGAGGGCTTCGTCCGGTGCCGACGCCGGGATCGGTACCGGCGCCTCCAGGTATTCCCTGATCCGTGAGGCCGCCAGCCTCAGGCTGCCCTCCCGATCGGAAGGTCTGCGGCCAGCGGTG containing:
- the rfbG gene encoding CDP-glucose 4,6-dehydratase; amino-acid sequence: MNQEFWKGRKVWLTGHTGFKGTWLSIWLHAMGAEVTGFSLEPPTDPSLFRLSGMAGRMNSIFGDVRDGVQLRCAMEKALPEVVLHLAAQPLVRESYRRPQDTYATNVMGTVNVLEAVRSLHAAGHNVSSVVMVTTDKVYENREWLWGYREDEPLGGYDPYSSSKACAELVTAAYRSSYFPPERYAEHGVAIATARAGNVIGGGDWAADRLLPDCFRALERGVEIVIRRPGATRPWQHVLEPLAGYLRLAELLRYRGAAYAEAWNFGPREEDARTVESIVRQVCRQWGEGAGYRVEEDLSLHEHHLLRLDCSKAWSRLGLRPRWNAEESVAAVLDWVQAYRGGADPYELCLRQIKAYEGVRPLSMT
- a CDS encoding condensation domain-containing protein yields the protein MRTTIFSTGSWSLARSGWPESSTSAGDCLADGYHDPELTRASFLPNPFVDSPGARIYKTGDRARFMEDGVIEFLGRVDHQVKIRGYRIELGEIQVQLQAHEAVREAVVLDRKDGQGHQVLCAYFAADREVPPAELRDHLSAQLPSYMIPSYFVQLDALPVTANGKLDRKALPEPAGFIRPGTAYEAPANNTENILTGIWEELLDVRPVGVLDSFLELGGHSLKAQLLALRIHQAFGTEVPLRELLRRPTVRELAAYLGTLDQSGAVRIPAVRLKEHYELSPAQRRLYMIHEMDKKSTAYNMPGALLLEGELDRGRLEASLQSLMSRHESLRTSFHLVDGIPVQCVHEPAVSPLAVLELAEEEIEAALLGFTEPFDLSAAPLVRFALIRIHERKHLLLVDMHHIISDGVSVSHALREIAEGYEGRLSAPLPVQYKDYAAWQNHLLQDGRMGEQADYWLSRFQGTIPVLNLPTDYPRPAFRSFEGGEWEFRADGKLQTRLTELAARAGATLNMVLTAAYHLLLAKYTGSDDIVAGSPIAGRPHADLQPIIGMFVNMLPLRTRPEAAKTFMGYLAEVKETALGAYDHQDYPLEELIDRLRLERDASRNPLFDAAFAMQNMEMEPVRAGGLQVTPYAAPSRKAKFDLTLRSVPGDGGNPLRARICFSLVQEGVRRAAGRSLPASPGSDRRSARSASRQL
- a CDS encoding AMP-binding protein yields the protein MSRSRSGIRRLPPFRSCCLICRALPAQPDSRLRLVFQSGDWIPLTLPPAMKSAFPSANIVSLGGATEAAVWSNSFDIGGIDPAWTSIPYGRPIQNAYYYILDGQLEPCPIGVAGELYIGGGLSRRRLP
- a CDS encoding response regulator transcription factor, which produces MAGVYRGAPIDLILVDIRLLSVESNCEDLRGIGEIPIMVTGSGDDMIQGFLLGADDFVAEPVAPAEFLLRMRAVLRRYQKTASDTLVFANVVLNRKNQEVRIDNKSVILPQKEFELLFKLARHPKQTLTRIQLIEQIWGPEYEGDYRTVDVHIKRLRYRFSGVTDSFRIVTQWGNGYKLEIDSSLQRKTKI